Proteins found in one Kluyveromyces marxianus DMKU3-1042 DNA, complete genome, chromosome 2 genomic segment:
- the IPI3 gene encoding chromatin-binding/pre-rRNA-processing protein IPI3, with protein MDEQLIFTSGTSGTVGTLHSLDQSNLRQCQTETRFSSCIVKRKYLFVAQSKKALIQVYNLNGSNKRESVEQRLPVPEVLQTIECVDEDGLLLGATDGGKLYIWQLASGNLLNVKAMAHYQGIVKIKSICNGKYIVTAGNDSRLIFWQTMDLVQNDEPKPLFIIHDHTLPITDFVFSNTLGHTLEGKLYTVSKDMSLRCYQISVNHEPHCISTFTFSSTLNCISLDPADRAIYVGTDSGVIQVPVYYTISKSMIVNLLQHSKTKIYSIVETTPGSLEIDSSTKEKMLHMGQISCTRLGNSAATLLATSLDGSLLVIGDSTGKCTVTEIFSNQPLKEVRALSTNDSTGAVTNLILHPITQESESLLEATKATKPWKFINLQRAVVDRKTGINDVHVQFHDTTVHNVQPVSNFESYLDSVAAEEHIFHQTDSINSTVHRVGQLQTQASAAAPAAAEGASSDKNDLFKTKDKQIAQLNGTVASLTDAYKELRKMHEDLMKEHQELLNKTKGESK; from the coding sequence ATGGATGAACAACTTATATTTACCAGTGGTACGAGCGGTACCGTTGGGACCTTACATTCGTTAGATCAGTCGAATTTAAGACAATGCCAAACGGAAACGAGGTTTTCTAGCTGTATTGTGAAGCGCAAGTACTTATTTGTAGCACAGTCCAAGAAAGCTTTAATCCAGGTTTATAATTTGAATGGTTCGAACAAGAGAGAATCTGTCGAACAAAGACTTCCAGTACCAGAAGTTTTACAAACAATCGAATgtgttgatgaagatggatTACTATTAGGTGCAACAGATGGCGGAAAATTGTATATCTGGCAACTAGCTTCGGGTAATTTACTAAACGTGAAGGCAATGGCACATTACCAAGGTATTGTCAAGATTAAGAGTATTTGTAACGGCAAGTACATTGTTACAGCCGGTAACGATTCAAGATTGATATTTTGGCAAACGATGGACTTGGTTCAGAATGATGAGCCCAAGCCATTATTCATTATCCATGACCACACTCTTCCAATAACAGATTTCGTTTTTAGCAATACTTTAGGTCACACTCTCGAGGGTAAGTTGTACACAGTTTCCAAAGACATGTCTCTAAGATGTTACCAAATTAGTGTTAACCACGAACCACACTGCATTTCAACATTCACTTTCTCCTCCACTCTAAACTGTATCTCCTTAGACCCAGCAGACAGAGCCATATACGTCGGAACCGATTCAGGTGTCATTCAGGTGCCCGTATATTACACCATTAGCAAGAGTATGATTGTCAATCTACTACAGCATagcaaaacaaaaatatactCTATTGTGGAAACAACTCCTGGATCCTTAGAAATCGACTCATCtaccaaagagaaaatgCTGCATATGGGACAAATTTCGTGCACGCGTCTAGGAAACTCCGCTGCCACCTTATTGGCTACTTCGCTCGATGGTTCCCTATTGGTAATTGGCGATTCTACTGGTAAATGTACAGTGACAGAAATCTTTTCAAACCAACCGTTGAAAGAGGTAAGAGCGTTATCGACCAATGACTCAACTGGTGCTGTAACAAATCTAATTTTACATCCAATCACCcaagaatcagaatcatTGCTTGAGGCAACCAAGGCTACTAAACCATGGAAGTTTATCAACTTGCAACgtgctgttgttgatcgTAAAACCGGAATAAACGACGTGCACGTACAGTTCCACGATACCACAGTTCATAATGTACAACCAGTATCGAATTTCGAATCCTATTTGGATTCAGTGGCAGCCGAGGAACATATTTTCCACCAGACGGATTCCATTAATTCAACTGTACACAGAGTTGGACAACTACAAACTCAAGCATCTGCAGCCGCACCAGCAGCGGCAGAAGGTGCAAGCTCAGACAAAAACGATTTGTTCAAGACAAAAGACAAGCAGATTGCCCAGTTGAATGGCACTGTCGCTTCTTTGACAGACGCATATAAGGAATTACGAAAAATGCATGAGGATTTGATGaaagaacatcaagaacTACTAAATAAGACTAAAGGTGAATCGAAATAG
- the PBR1 gene encoding putative oxidoreductase, translated as MPLNIIGSVIVDGVDTVPFLRPILQWSPYLALVGAIKYWSRGPSNGWERNLHGKVYIVTGATTQSMGTSVAVEMAKRGAQLIVLCRRIDEWSEDWCEQLRVQTGNELIYLEQCDLSDLYEVRKFATKWLDNSPPRRLDGVVVMSGDCEPWGLKKKKESIDGLEIQMATNYAGIFHLLHLLKPSFKAQPPDRDVRIIVTTCFLQAMGNCNVDDPLWIEAPFKSSREMFNSSKLQLSLAMLHLQRSLLAELKRDAKDGRSGKNVTVTIVQPGLMRSPSLRRVISNGSVLMLLLIYCILLYPLLWLFTKSGNRGAQTIMYALTTPELEEINWTDEEVKYIVNCAMVKFARKEFHDEELQEKLYKNTLKQIETVEKQSAIARKKKAAEKPASTTSSSSTASTSTTTKSKKKSKNKKAAKKD; from the coding sequence ATGCCATTGAATATCATTGGATCTGTAATCGTTGATGGTGTCGACACGGTTCCATTTTTAAGGCCAATTTTGCAATGGTCCCCATATTTGGCGTTGGTAGGTGCTATCAAGTACTGGTCTAGAGGACCCAGTAATGGATGGGAACGTAATTTACATGGGAAAGTATACATCGTCACAGGAGCAACTACACAAAGTATGGGTACATCTGTAGCCGTCGAAATGGCTAAGAGAGGTGCGCAGTTAATTGTGCTATGTAGGAGAATTGATGAATGGTCTGAAGATTGGTGTGAACAACTTAGGGTACAAACAGGAAATGAATTGATTTACTTAGAACAATGCGACTTGAGTGATCTATACGAAGTTAGAAAATTTGCTACCAAATGGTTAGATAATTCACCACCCAGACGATTGGATGGTGTGGTTGTTATGAGTGGCGATTGTGAGCCATGGggtttgaaaaagaagaaagagagtaTCGACGGTCTTGAGATTCAAATGGCAACAAATTATGCAGGTATTTTCCACCTCTTGCATCTATTAAAACCTAGTTTTAAAGCGCAACCTCCAGATCGTGATGTTCGGATAATTGTCACTACGTGTTTCTTACAAGCGATGGGTAATTGCAATGTGGATGATCCATTATGGATAGAGGCGCCATTTAAAAGTTCTCGTGAAATGTTCAATAGTTCTAAACTTCAATTATCATTAGCTATGTTGCATTTGCAAAGGTCTTTGCTAgcagaattgaaaagagacGCCAAAGACGGACGAAGCGGGAAAAACGTTACTGTCACAATAGTTCAACCTGGTTTGATGAGATCACCAAGTCTAAGACGAGTCATAAGTAATGGTTCTGTTCTCATGCTACTGCTGATATATTGTATTCTACTCTACCCACTCCTATGGCTTTTCACCAAAAGTGGCAATCGTGGTGCTCAAACGATCATGTACGCTTTGACAACTCCAGAGCTAGAAGAAATTAATTGGACCGATGAGGAAGTCAAGTATATTGTCAATTGCGCAATGGTGAAGTTTGCAAGAAAAGAGTTTCACgatgaagaacttcaaGAGAAGCTTTATAAAAACACTTTGAAACAAATAGAAACAGTGGAAAAACAATCTGCTAttgcaagaaagaagaaagcgGCTGAAAAACCTGCTAGTACcacttcttcgtcttccaCGGCCAGcactagtactactactaaatcgaagaagaagtccAAAAATAAGAAGGCCGCTAAAAAGGATTGA
- the RHO5 gene encoding Rho family GTPase RHO5, translating to MRSIKCVIIGDGAVGKTSLLISYTTNTFPQDYIPTVFDNYSTTIALPDPSNPDSEPQVFKLNLWDTAGQEEYDRLRPLSYPQTDIFLICFSVNEPNSFQNVYDKWFPEVKHNTNFENLDLYHQSGKLPVLLVGTKADLRDDDHERDRLQESNQDFVSAQQINEMVNKLGLMGYVECSAATQAGVREVFEKAVDCVVFEPDRLVREAQQKAQQQLESQQKQKAKQQQQNKKPSANTPAPVTTCKPKSKRTKRKCTIL from the coding sequence ATGAGGTCTATTAAGTGTGTGATTATTGGTGATGGTGCCGTCGGTAAGACGTCGCTATTGATTTCTTATACGACAAATACGTTTCCCCAGGACTATATTCCTACTGTGTTCGATAACTACTCGACGACTATAGCGCTCCCGGATCCAAGCAATCCAGATTCCGAACCCCAGGTGTTCAAACTAAACCTGTGGGATACTGCTGGGCAAGAGGAGTACGATAGGTTGAGACCTCTCTCTTACCCACAAACGGACATCTTCCTAATATGTTTCTCGGTGAACGAGCCAAACAGTTTCCAGAATGTCTACGACAAGTGGTTCCCTGAAGTAAAACACAATACGAACTTCGAGAACCTCGACCTCTATCACCAGAGTGGGAAATTGCCGGTATTGCTAGTTGGTACCAAGGCAGATTTGAGAGACGATGACCACGAACGCGATCGTTTACAGGAATCCAATCAGGACTTTGTCTCAGCCCAGCAGATTAATGAAATGGTCAACAAGCTAGGGTTAATGGGCTACGTAGAATGTTCGGCTGCTACACAGGCTGGTGTCCGCGAAGTGTTTGAAAAAGCAGTAGACTGCGTCGTGTTCGAACCAGATCGGTTGGTCAGGGAAGCACAGCAAAAGGCACAACAGCAACTGGAGTCccaacagaaacaaaaggccaaacaacagcagcagaacAAGAAACCATCAGCTAATACTCCTGCTCCTGTTACCACTTGTAAGCCAAAGtccaaaagaacaaagcGGAAGTGCACTATTCTTTAA
- the RPS3 gene encoding 40S ribosomal protein uS3, with protein sequence MVAIISKKRKLVADGVFYAELNEFFTRELAEEGYSGVEVRVTPTKTEIIIRATKVQDVVGENGRRINELTMLIEKRFKYKRGTIALYAERVHDRGLSAVAQAESMKFKLLNGLAIRRAAYGVVRYVMESGAKGCEVVISGKLRAARAKSMKFADGFLIHSGQPVNDFIETATRHVLLRQGVLGIKVKIMKDPSRNTSGPKALPDAVTIIEPKEEEPVLEPSVKDYRPVEQAEAAEAA encoded by the coding sequence ATGGTTGCCATTATCtccaagaagagaaagctTGTCGCTGACGGTGTTTTCTACGCCGAATTGAACGAATTCTTCACCAGAGAATTGGCTGAAGAAGGTTACTCCGGTGTCGAAGTCAGAGTTACTCCAACCAAGACCGAAATTATCATCAGAGCCACCAAGGTCCAAGACGTTGTCGGTGAAAATGGTAGAAGAATCAACGAATTGACCATGTTGATCGAAAAGAGATTCAAGTACAAGCGTGGTACCATTGCTTTATACGCTGAAAGAGTCCACGACCGTGGTTTGTCCGCTGTCGCTCAAGCTGAATCCATGAAGTTCAAGTTGTTGAACGGTTTGGCTATCAGAAGAGCCGCCTATGGTGTTGTCAGATACGTTATGGAATCTGGTGCCAAGGGTTGTGAAGTCGTCATCTCCGGTAAGTTGAGAGCTGCTAGAGCTAAGTCCATGAAGTTCGCTGACGGTTTCTTGATCCACTCTGGTCAACCAGTCAACGACTTCATTGAAACCGCTACCAGACACGTCTTGTTGAGACAAGGTGTTTTGGGTATCAAGGTTAAGATCATGAAGGACCCATCTAGAAACACCTCCGGTCCAAAGGCCTTGCCAGATGCTGTCACCATCATCgaaccaaaggaagaagaaccagttTTGGAACCATCTGTTAAGGACTACAGACCAGTTGAACAAGCTGAAGCTGCTGAAGCTGCTTAA
- the SHR3 gene encoding Shr3p, producing MNLTYKDICAVGTAMIIGSTGFLMGIFSASQPYDYNVLFNPAATQEHFDIALKHYQTLFYTPKPPLYLLAFVALIGVIGSLIKVYKPNPELQYFEYGSLVLYILGICVFLTNIRTGVESAVTHKWGEVTEMQGIAVIASSNIIILIIFSGVIVLQAGLWYSTWEYEQRLAKWREEEAAAASASATPTSTGKKSEGGAKESKKKK from the coding sequence ATGAATCTAACATACAAAGATATTTGTGCTGTAGGCACAGCAATGATCATTGGATCCACTGGTTTCCTTATGGGTATCTTTTCCGCCAGTCAACCATACGACTACAACGTGCTATTTAACCCGGCTGCTACGCAAGAACACTTCGATATTGCTCTAAAACATTACCAGACGCTGTTCTACACCCCAAAGCCACCTCTCTATCTGCTTGCGTTTGTCGCTTTGATCGGGGTTATTGGTTCATTGATCAAAGTCTACAAGCCAAACCCTGAGTTACAGTATTTTGAATATGGTTCCTTAGTGTTATATATTTTGGGTATCTGTGTGTTTTTGACCAATATTAGAACCGGTGTCGAGTCCGCAGTGACCCATAAATGGGGTGAAGTCACTGAGATGCAAGGAATTGCTGTTATTGCATCTTCTAACATTATCATATTGATTATCTTCTCCGGTGTCATTGTCTTACAAGCTGGTTTGTGGTACAGCACCTGGGAATATGAACAAAGATTGGCCAAAtggagagaagaagaagctgctgctgcttctgcgTCTGCCACCCCTACATCCACTGGTAAAAAATCAGAAGGTGGTGCTAAAgaatccaagaagaagaaatag
- the MRPL22 gene encoding mitochondrial 54S ribosomal protein uL22m, which translates to MLSRSISGLLGLRVVGARSFGVSALHLQKNVQGSLFGEVTETVDLTKDDDPNKISNKLTTATELSDDLDADTQLIEAKKNITPANDKQLQKYIEERDPLIKSLPEYLLPRAKREFYEQQVKRNGGFYDKSVRPKDPALRITREELEVLEPSVYVKSYRIKSSMKKATQLLRLLNGLDVKKALTQCHFSDKKVARDVAELLERGIADGAKLGLDSNDLYISQIWTGSDGQWQKRIEWKGRGRRGVIEHPYVHIKCILKTKSVTKRRLEHEAKLKEQKKKPWVQLSDKPIRGSMGGVYKW; encoded by the coding sequence ATGCTATCAAGGTCAATAAGTGGACTTTTGGGCCTTAGGGTAGTTGGTGCTAGAAGCTTTGGTGTTTCTGCTCTTCACTTGCAGAAGAATGTACAAGGCTCACTATTTGGAGAGGTTACTGAGACTGTAGACTTGACTAAGGATGATGATCCTAACAAGATATCCAACAAGCTAACCACTGCCACCGAACTATCTGACGATTTGGATGCTGACACGCAATTAATTGAGGCAAAAAAGAACATCACTCCAGCCAACGACAAGCAGTTGCAGAAATATatcgaagaaagagacCCATTAATCAAGTCTTTACCTGAATATTTGTTACCTAGGGCAAAGAGAGAGTTTTACGAGCAACAAGTGAAACGTAATGGCGGATTTTATGACAAAAGTGTCCGTCCAAAAGATCCAGCTTTGAGAATAACGAGAGAAGAGCTTGAGGTTCTTGAGCCAAGTGTTTATGTTAAGTCATACAGAATAAAATCTTCCATGAAAAAGGCTACACAATTACTCAGATTATTGAATGGTTTGGATGTAAAAAAGGCCTTGACCCAGTGTCATTTCTCAGACAAAAAGGTTGCACGGGATGTTGCTGAATTATTAGAAAGAGGTATTGCTGACGGTGCTAAGCTTGGTTTAGACAGTAATGACCTATACATTTCTCAAATATGGACCGGGAGTGATGGCCAATGGCAAAAACGTATAGAATGGAAGGGTAGAGGTAGACGTGGTGTCATTGAACATCCATATGTGCATATCAAGTgtattttgaaaacaaagagTGTAACCAAGAGAAGATTAGAACACGAGGCCAAGCTCAAggaacagaagaagaaaccatgGGTTCAATTGAGCGATAAACCAATCAGAGGCTCTATGGGTGGTGTTTACAAATGGTGA
- the TDA7 gene encoding Tda7p, translating to MGQYSMLFNITSSTTQSSSISVVLPSDSSISSSTSSVVKSSSESLLQPQSRNATLISSTSKSSSTSSLSALNSFKKVSTSTSSSLSSFTTKSTTLLSSSDETLVVSPSTVWIPNVSSTDSSEHNTVTEETQMVTIVEESSTITTIGSTITSTLYPAQSTDQDHPTPSGADTATYDASPTDTAEVETTPTWLLPTTAIPSSETLVFYTRDYIFTDTSTTFTKKLPTRTVLPTQSSFTKPTSPVVTDTSYYQRWLSGGLDSNPKSTSSNKDSIIGGVVGCVGGLFVMLVIIYFLYKKRRKRNLLAHEKSFSHEVGRKMGYDDIDKFIVQSRVSSDSITQLSPAAHKTYQSTKALPSTPTNAPILPKRSEADNPFNDEYLISNGDVGNPPQHSTSVHSSMLTSSSGSTEDGGDTLTSTTFTESIRNSNGYLTEIIES from the coding sequence ATGGGTCAATATTCCATGTTGTTTAACATTACATCCAGTACTACCCAGAGTAGCTCAATATCGGTGGTTTTACCATCTGATTCTTCTATATCGAGCTCAACCTCCAGCGTTGTTAAGTCGTCAAGTGAATCGCTACTACAGCCACAGTCAAGAAATGCAACTCTTATTTCTTCAACGTCAAAATCGTCATCAACATCTTCGCTGTCTGCATTGAACTCATTCAAAAAGGTTTCAACCTCAACCTCatcttcactttcttcGTTTACTACCAAATCTACGACACTTCTGAGTTCATCTGATGAGACTCTAGTCGTGTCTCCTTCTACTGTTTGGATACCGAATGTTTCATCCACGGACTCTTCTGAGCATAACACCGTTACGGAGGAAACCCAAATGGTCACTATTGTAGAAGAAAGCAGTACCATAACGACTATTGGCAGCACGATTACTAGCACTTTATATCCTGCACAATCAACAGATCAGGATCATCCTACACCCAGTGGGGCTGATACCGCTACTTATGATGCCTCACCAACAGATACTGCAGAAGTGGAAACCACTCCTACATGGCTTTTACCTACTACAGCAATACCCTCATCAGAAACACTTGTATTCTACACCAGAGACTATATTTTTACTGACACTTCAACGACTTTCACCAAAAAACTACCGACACGTACTGTGCTGCCAACCCAATCGTCATTCACAAAACCAACATCACCTGTGGTTACAGATACTTCATACTACCAGAGATGGCTTTCAGGAGGGCTGGACTCTAATCCAAAATCGACGTCGTCTAACAAAGATTCCATTATCGGAGGGGTGGTTGGCTGCGTAGGGGGATTATTCGTAATGCTGGTTATAATCTACTTTTTGTACAAGAAAAGACGCAAGAGAAACCTACTAGCACACGAGAAAAGCTTTTCACATGAGGTGGGTAGAAAAATGGGTTATGATGACATTGACAAGTTTATTGTTCAATCGCGTGTCTCATCTGATTCGATCACCCAGCTGTCGCCAGCAGCACATAAAACTTACCAGTCGACAAAAGCGTTGCCTTCTACTCCTACCAATGCTCCTATTCTTCCCAAGCGATCAGAAGCGGATAATCCTTTCAACGACGAGTATTTGATATCCAATGGTGATGTAGGGAATCCTCCCCAACACTCGACATCAGTACATTCGTCAATGTTaacttcatcttctggCAGTACTGAAGATGGCGGAGACACACTAACTTCTACAACCTTCACCGAAAGTATTCGTAACAGCAACGGTTACTTAACGGAAATTATTGAAAGTTAA
- the NOP13 gene encoding Nop13p, producing MSNKEEIKNTDETINEVLKDPTKKRKAEDEIEIDLNQPVPLSKKQKRLLRRGKITLEELNAKYNLDSKSVEEYKKELSEKKDEEGNSSPRKEEESGDEEKEKTSTKAKREKKFGVWVGNLAFDTVKEDITRFIVAKTKENDEESQISEKDILRINMPLAKNDGKKMRNKGFAYVDFKTEKQMEAAIALSESALNGRNLLIKNANSYEGRPDKNDLVAASKNPPSRILFVGNLSFDTTEDLLRKHFQHCGEIVRIRMATFEDSGKCKGFAFVDFKDETGATNALKDKSCRKIASRPIRMEFGEDRSKRQVKRRPAQDDRQPRKPSFDIKTTTNTSTDSTPPPIRERRPNSYSQRQPSYKDSNNRLKSSVALASAQRGSAAIVPSQGKKITF from the coding sequence ATGtccaacaaagaagagatcaaAAATACGGATGAAACTATCAACGAGGTTTTGAAGGATCCtacaaagaagagaaaggcCGAAGATGAGATCGAAATCGACTTAAACCAGCCTGTGCCATTATCTAAAAAGCAGAAGCGTTTATTGAGAAGAGGGAAAATCACTCTTGAAGAGTTGAATGCCAAATACAACCTTGATTCTAAGTCTGTCGAAGAGTACAAGAAAGAACTCTCtgagaagaaggatgaagaaggtaACAGTAGTCCGCgtaaggaagaagagtccggtgatgaagagaaagaaaagaccTCTACCAAGgctaaaagagaaaagaagtttgGTGTTTGGGTCGGAAACTTGGCCTTTGATACTGTTAAGGAAGACATAACAAGATTTATAGTTGCCAAAACTAAAGAAAACGATGAGGAGAGCCAAATATCGGAAAAGGATATTCTTAGAATAAATATGCCGCTAGCCAAGAACGACGGtaagaagatgaggaacAAGGGTTTTGCATACGTTGACTTCAAGACTGAGAAACAGATGGAGGCCGCTATCGCTTTGAGTGAAAGCGCTTTGAACGGTAGAAATTTGCTAATAAAGAACGCTAACAGTTACGAGGGTCGTCCAGACAAAAACGATCTAGTTGCTGCATCAAAGAACCCTCCATCCAGAATTCTATTCGTCGGAAACCTATCATTTGACACCACTGAGGACTTGCTTAGAAAGCATTTCCAGCACTGCGGTGAAATTGTGAGAATTAGAATGGCTACTTTCGAAGATAGTGGTAAGTGTAAGGGTTTCGCATTCGTCGACTTCAAGGATGAGACAGGTGCTACAAATGCATTGAAGGACAAATCATGTAGGAAGATCGCCAGTAGACCAATTAGAATGGAATTTGGTGAAGATAGATCCAAAAGACAAGTCAAGAGAAGACCAGCACAAGATGACAGACAACCAAGGAAGCCATCCTTTGACATCAAAACTACTACTAACACGTCTACTGATTCTACTCCTCCTCCTATCAGAGAAAGACGTCCCAACTCTTACTCTCAAAGACAACCATCATACAAAGATTCGAACAACCGTCTCAAAAGTAGTGTTGCTCTAGCCTCTGCTCAAAGAGGTTCCGCAGCTATTGTTCCATCTCAAGGTAAGAAAATCACTTTCTAA
- the MDG1 gene encoding Mdg1p: MTEYTFTWPKGPSSVVITGDFDNWQGSMPLVKQAGGDFALTMPLPASDNDKFVFKFIVDGNWVVSDKFEKDTSAGPENNVIFLSKVASESDKSNVASTFIPESALNAKVSQKPKVQPAPGSNKKGKKKKVKVKKRIRKDKKTGERTVISEERTELNSEEGEEYSEEVSTTATSKEVTPLPPQTASTDPVEDSEAAPVPTVMPSKENQQITLGEPGIAIVSNANEIKEFREVRDVDAEELNKQLNAELKAKEAAAAAEPAPEAEKEPETKQEQEQEQEEKQEPELEKEPETVAESTTEPAVQTEQLEKEVKPEEEPKAVEEPEVVEEPKVVEEPKVVEEPKVVEEPKTTEDVDLTQRTLDPKVGVEPATVEDANVKSKVEEVTDKAVAANDKVAETVTEDLKKSTQDAKKAASEAVATTPSKPTKSEKPSRSAKEPAKEAAKTAVKTDRKPAATEEKKKRGFFSKLKKIFN; encoded by the coding sequence ATGACCGAGTATACGTTTACATGGCCAAAGGGTCCATCCAGTGTTGTCATTACTGGTGACTTTGACAATTGGCAAGGGTCTATGCCTTTGGTGAAGCAAGCAGGAGGCGATTTTGCATTGACGATGCCGCTTCCTGCTAGCGACAATGACAAATTCGTGTTCAAATTTATTGTTGACGGTAACTGGGTTGTTTCCGACAAGTTCGAGAAGGACACTAGCGCTGGTCCGGAGAACAATGTGATCTTTTTGTCCAAGGTGGCTAGTGAGAGCGATAAGAGCAATGTTGCTTCCACTTTTATTCCGGAGTCGGCTTTGAATGCCAAGGTTTCTCAAAAGCCAAAGGTCCAACCAGCACCAGGGTCCAACaaaaagggaaagaagaagaaggtcaAGGTCAAGAAGAGAATCAGAAAGGATAAGAAAACTGGCGAACGTACCGTTATTTCCGAAGAAAGAACGGAATTGAACTCTGAAGAAGGCGAAGAGTACAGCGAAGAGGTCTCTACTACTGCTACGTCCAAGGAGGTCACCCCTCTGCCACCTCAAACAGCAAGTACAGATCCAGTGGAAGACTCAGAAGCTGCCCCTGTTCCAACTGTAATGCCATCTAAGGAGAACCAGCAAATCACCCTTGGCGAACCTGGCATTGCTATTGTTTCTAATGCTAATGAAATCAAGGAGTTCAGAGAAGTCAGAGACGTAGACGCTGAAGAACTCAACAAGCAATTGAATGCTGAGTTGAAGGCAAAGgaggctgctgctgctgctgagCCTGCTCCAGAAGCAGAAAAGGaaccagaaacaaaacaagaacaagaacaagagcaagaagaaaaacaagaaccaGAACTAGAAAAGGAACCAGAGACAGTAGCCGAATCTACCACCGAACCTGCAGTTCAAACAGAACAACTAGAAAAGGAAGTcaaaccagaagaagaaccaaaggcTGTAGAAGAACCAGAGGTTgtagaagaaccaaaggttgtagaagaaccaaaggttgtagaagaaccaaaggttgtagaagaaccaaagacTACTGAAGATGTGGATTTGACTCAGAGAACTTTGGATCCAAAGGTCGGTGTCGAACCTGCCACTGTTGAGGACGCTAACGTTAAGTCCaaggttgaagaagttacTGATAAGGCCGTTGCTGCTAACGACAAGGTCGCTGAAACTGTTACCgaagatttgaagaagagcacCCAAGATGCTAAGAAAGCAGCTAGCGAGGCTGTCGCCACAACACCATCTAAACCTACTAAGTCTGAAAAGCCATCTCGTTCAGCAAAGGAGCCTGCAAAGGAAGCAGCCAAAACCGCCGTCAAGACTGACAGGAAACCAGCTGCCActgaagagaagaagaagaggggattcttctctaagttaaagaaaatattcaacTAA